From Acidovorax sp. FHTAMBA, one genomic window encodes:
- a CDS encoding SDR family oxidoreductase — protein sequence MDQSTPVTVVTGASNGIGRAIAEAVLAQGHAVVNLDYVLPSWSHPQLTSYQGDLTNEASTRERAAEIAAKHNVTALVNNAGATRPGTIDTATTAQLDDVVGLHLRAPMLLVQAFLPTLRASGQGRIVNMSSRAALGKGERIVYSATKAGMIGMTRTLAMELGRDGITVNALGPGPIATELFRQSNPDGAPQTQRILNSIAVGRMGMAEDVARAALFFLSPDNGFVTGQILYVCGGTTLGVAPV from the coding sequence ATGGATCAAAGCACTCCCGTCACGGTCGTCACCGGCGCCAGCAACGGCATCGGCCGCGCCATCGCCGAGGCCGTTCTGGCCCAGGGCCACGCGGTGGTCAACCTGGACTATGTGCTGCCCAGCTGGAGCCACCCGCAACTCACCTCGTACCAGGGAGACCTGACCAATGAAGCCTCGACCCGTGAACGCGCGGCCGAGATTGCGGCCAAGCACAACGTCACGGCCTTGGTGAACAACGCGGGCGCCACGCGCCCCGGCACCATCGACACCGCGACCACCGCGCAGCTGGATGACGTGGTGGGACTGCACCTGCGTGCACCCATGCTGCTGGTGCAAGCCTTTCTGCCCACGCTGCGCGCCAGCGGGCAGGGCCGCATCGTCAACATGTCGTCGCGCGCAGCGCTGGGCAAAGGTGAGCGCATCGTCTACTCGGCCACCAAGGCCGGAATGATCGGCATGACGCGCACGCTGGCCATGGAGCTCGGGCGTGACGGCATCACCGTCAACGCCCTCGGCCCCGGCCCCATCGCCACCGAACTGTTTCGCCAGAGCAACCCCGATGGCGCGCCGCAGACGCAGCGCATCCTGAACAGCATTGCCGTGGGCCGCATGGGCATGGCCGAAGACGTGGCCCGCGCCGCGCTGTTCTTTTTGTCGCCCGACAACGGTTTTGTGACGGGCCAGATTCTGTACGTGTGCGGAGGCACCACGCTAGGGGTAGCCCCTGTATAG
- the pcaF gene encoding 3-oxoadipyl-CoA thiolase: MSQQRQAFICDAIRTPFGRYGGALSSVRTDDLGAIPIKALMDRNPGVDWAAVTDVLYGCANQAGEDNRNVAHMSSLLAGLPIDVAGATINRLCGSGLDAVGTAARAIKAGEAGLMIAGGVESMSRAPFVMPKAESAFSRNNAVYDTTIGWRFINKLMKEKYGVDSMPETAENVATDFKIEREAQDQMALRSQLNAVAAIKAGHLAREIVPVHIPQKKGDALIVSQDEHPRETSLEALAKLKGVVRPDGTVTAGNASGVNDGACALLLADEASAGKYGLKPRARVVGMAVAGVAPRIMGFGPTPATLKVLAQTGLTIDHMDVIELNEAFAAQGLAVLRALGIKDDDARVNAWGGAIALGHPLGASGARLVTTAVNRLHEHAGQYALCTMCIGVGQGIAVILERV; the protein is encoded by the coding sequence GTGAGCCAACAACGCCAAGCCTTCATCTGCGACGCCATCCGTACCCCCTTCGGCCGCTACGGCGGCGCGCTCTCCAGCGTACGCACCGATGACCTGGGTGCCATCCCCATCAAGGCGCTGATGGACCGCAACCCCGGTGTGGACTGGGCGGCAGTGACCGACGTGCTCTACGGCTGCGCCAACCAGGCCGGTGAAGACAACCGCAACGTGGCCCACATGAGCAGCCTGCTGGCGGGCCTGCCCATCGACGTGGCAGGCGCCACCATCAACCGCCTGTGCGGTTCGGGCCTGGACGCCGTGGGCACCGCAGCGCGCGCCATCAAGGCGGGCGAGGCCGGGCTGATGATCGCGGGCGGTGTGGAGAGCATGAGCCGCGCGCCGTTCGTCATGCCCAAGGCAGAGAGCGCCTTCAGCCGCAACAACGCGGTGTATGACACGACCATCGGCTGGCGCTTCATCAACAAGTTGATGAAGGAAAAGTACGGTGTGGACTCCATGCCCGAAACCGCCGAGAACGTGGCGACGGACTTCAAGATTGAGCGCGAAGCCCAGGACCAGATGGCCCTGCGCAGCCAGCTCAACGCAGTGGCCGCCATCAAGGCCGGCCATCTGGCACGCGAGATCGTGCCCGTGCACATCCCGCAAAAGAAGGGCGACGCCCTCATCGTGAGCCAGGACGAACACCCGCGCGAGACCAGCCTGGAAGCGCTGGCCAAGCTCAAGGGTGTGGTGCGGCCCGACGGCACGGTGACGGCGGGCAACGCCAGCGGCGTGAACGACGGTGCCTGCGCGCTGCTGCTTGCTGACGAGGCCAGCGCGGGCAAGTACGGCCTCAAGCCGCGCGCCCGCGTGGTGGGCATGGCCGTGGCCGGTGTGGCGCCGCGCATCATGGGCTTTGGCCCCACGCCCGCCACCTTGAAGGTGCTGGCGCAGACGGGCCTGACCATCGACCACATGGACGTGATCGAACTGAACGAAGCCTTTGCCGCGCAAGGCCTGGCCGTGCTGCGTGCCCTGGGCATCAAGGACGACGACGCCCGAGTGAACGCCTGGGGCGGCGCCATTGCGCTGGGCCACCCGCTGGGCGCCAGCGGCGCGCGCCTGGTCACCACCGCCGTCAACCGCCTGCACGAACACGCTGGCCAGTACGCGCTGTGCACCATGTGCATCGGCGTGGGCCAGGGCATTGCCGTGATCCTGGAGCGCGTGTGA
- a CDS encoding 3-oxoacid CoA-transferase subunit B — protein MSSYQKRSKEELAKRVAQDIHDGAYVNLGIGQPTLVANHIPAGREVILQSENGILGMGPAPAAGLEDYDLINAGKQPVTLLPGGAYFHHADSFAMMRGGHLDICVLGAFQVSATGDLANWSTGEPGAIPAVGGAMDLAIGAKQTWVMMDLLTKQGASKIVAQCTYPLTGVACVKRIYTDLCTLACTPAELQLIDTVPGLSHAELEQLVGLPIRAAA, from the coding sequence GTGAGCAGCTATCAAAAGCGTAGTAAAGAAGAACTGGCGAAGCGCGTGGCGCAAGACATCCACGACGGCGCTTACGTCAACCTGGGCATCGGCCAGCCGACCCTTGTCGCCAACCACATTCCTGCAGGCCGCGAGGTCATCCTGCAAAGCGAAAACGGCATCCTGGGCATGGGCCCCGCGCCCGCTGCGGGGCTGGAGGACTACGACCTCATCAACGCGGGCAAGCAGCCCGTCACGCTGCTGCCCGGCGGTGCGTATTTTCACCACGCCGACAGCTTCGCGATGATGCGCGGCGGCCATCTGGACATCTGCGTGCTGGGCGCCTTCCAGGTCAGCGCGACGGGCGACCTGGCCAACTGGAGCACGGGCGAGCCCGGCGCCATCCCCGCCGTGGGCGGCGCGATGGACCTGGCCATCGGCGCCAAGCAGACCTGGGTGATGATGGACCTGCTGACCAAGCAGGGCGCGAGCAAGATCGTGGCGCAGTGCACCTACCCGCTCACCGGTGTCGCCTGCGTGAAGCGCATCTACACCGATCTGTGCACACTGGCCTGCACGCCCGCCGAGCTGCAGCTCATCGACACCGTGCCCGGCCTGTCGCACGCTGAGCTGGAGCAACTGGTGGGCCTGCCCATCCGTGCAGCCGCCTGA
- a CDS encoding 3-oxoacid CoA-transferase subunit A, with protein sequence MINKLADSVAQALAGLKDGATVLIGGFGTAGIPGELIDGLIAQGARDLTVVNNNAGNADQGLAALLKAGRVRKIICSFPRQVDSYVFDELYRSGKLELELVPQGNLAERLRAAGAGIGAFFCPTAYGTELAAGKETREINGKHYVLEYPIHGDVALIKAEKGDRWGNLTYRMSARNFGPVMATAAKTTIATVHEVVELGALDPEAIVTPGIYVTHVVKIDRTATQAGGFKKSA encoded by the coding sequence ATGATCAACAAACTGGCGGACTCGGTGGCCCAGGCCCTTGCGGGGCTGAAGGATGGTGCCACGGTGTTGATAGGTGGGTTCGGCACGGCCGGCATTCCGGGCGAGCTGATCGATGGCCTCATCGCCCAGGGGGCACGTGACCTCACGGTGGTCAACAACAACGCAGGCAATGCCGACCAGGGCCTGGCCGCGCTGCTCAAGGCGGGCCGCGTGCGCAAGATCATCTGCAGCTTTCCGCGCCAGGTCGACAGCTATGTGTTCGACGAGTTGTACCGCAGCGGCAAGCTGGAGCTGGAACTGGTGCCCCAGGGCAATCTGGCCGAGCGTCTGCGCGCTGCGGGTGCGGGCATCGGCGCCTTTTTCTGCCCCACGGCCTATGGCACCGAATTGGCTGCAGGCAAGGAAACGCGTGAGATCAATGGCAAACACTACGTGCTCGAATACCCCATCCACGGCGACGTGGCCCTGATCAAGGCCGAGAAGGGCGACCGCTGGGGCAACCTTACCTACCGCATGTCGGCGCGCAACTTTGGCCCCGTGATGGCCACGGCCGCCAAGACCACGATTGCCACCGTGCACGAGGTGGTGGAACTGGGCGCGCTGGACCCGGAAGCCATCGTCACGCCCGGCATCTACGTGACGCATGTCGTCAAGATCGACCGCACGGCCACGCAGGCGGGTGGTTTCAAGAAATCGGCATGA
- a CDS encoding IclR family transcriptional regulator C-terminal domain-containing protein, translated as MNSQTPEAKDPKPSDSYVQSFARGLEVIRSFSAATPQQTLSEVAVQTGLTRAGARRILLTLQTLGYVETDGKLFRLSPRILDLGFAYLSSLPIWNLAEPVMEDLVEEVRESSSAAVLDGLDIVYVLRVPTHKIMRTTLGVGSRLPACWTSMGRVLLAGLPDDELQARLQGLRMERFTEHTTTDGDALLAHIRHARQQGWCLVNQELEEGLISIAAPLTNRTGQTVAALNISGQANRTSAAMMQESLLPALLRAARSISRMMGAPRG; from the coding sequence ATGAATTCACAAACCCCTGAAGCCAAAGACCCCAAACCGAGCGACAGCTATGTGCAGTCGTTCGCGCGCGGGCTGGAGGTGATCCGCTCGTTCAGCGCGGCCACGCCGCAGCAAACCTTGAGCGAAGTCGCCGTGCAGACTGGCCTGACCCGCGCAGGCGCGCGCCGCATCCTGCTCACGCTGCAGACGCTGGGCTATGTGGAGACGGACGGCAAGCTGTTTCGCCTGAGCCCGCGCATCCTGGACCTGGGGTTTGCGTACCTGTCTTCGCTGCCCATCTGGAACCTGGCCGAGCCGGTGATGGAGGACCTGGTGGAAGAGGTGCGCGAGTCGTCATCGGCCGCCGTGCTCGACGGCCTGGACATAGTCTATGTACTGCGTGTGCCGACGCACAAGATCATGCGCACCACGCTGGGCGTGGGCTCGCGCCTGCCTGCGTGCTGGACCTCGATGGGCCGTGTGCTGCTGGCGGGCTTGCCGGATGATGAACTGCAGGCCCGGCTGCAGGGCCTGCGCATGGAGCGGTTTACCGAGCACACCACCACCGATGGCGATGCGCTGCTGGCCCACATCCGCCACGCGCGTCAGCAGGGCTGGTGTCTGGTGAACCAGGAGCTGGAAGAGGGTTTGATATCGATTGCTGCGCCGCTGACCAACCGCACGGGGCAGACGGTGGCGGCGCTCAACATCAGCGGTCAGGCCAACCGCACGAGCGCGGCGATGATGCAGGAGAGCCTGCTGCCTGCGCTGCTGCGCGCGGCCCGGAGCATTTCGCGAATGATGGGCGCGCCCAGGGGCTGA